A part of Tessaracoccus timonensis genomic DNA contains:
- the gap gene encoding type I glyceraldehyde-3-phosphate dehydrogenase: protein MTVKVAINGFGRIGRNYYRALKASGADIDVVAVNDLTDNKTLAHLLKYDSILGKFDGEITFDDQSITAGGDTFKVFEEKDPAQLPWGDLGVDIVVESTGRFTEASAAKAHITAGAKKVIISAPAKNEDITIVMGVNDGDLTADHTVISNASCTTNCLAPMAKVLNDEFGIEKGLMTTIHAYTADQNLQDGPHKDLRRARAAALNIVPTKTGAAAAVALVLPELKGKFDGYALRVPTPTGSATDLTFEAGREVTVEEINAAIKKAAEGPLKGILSYTEDPIVSKDIETDPHSCIFDAGLTKVIGNQVKVVGWYDNEWGYSNRLVDLTALVGSKL, encoded by the coding sequence ATGACCGTTAAGGTTGCTATCAACGGCTTCGGCCGCATCGGCCGTAACTACTACCGCGCACTCAAGGCCTCTGGTGCCGACATCGACGTGGTGGCCGTCAACGACCTCACCGACAACAAGACCCTCGCGCACCTGCTGAAGTACGACTCGATCCTCGGCAAGTTCGATGGCGAGATCACCTTCGACGACCAGTCGATCACTGCGGGCGGCGACACCTTCAAGGTCTTCGAAGAAAAGGATCCGGCCCAGCTTCCTTGGGGCGACCTCGGCGTCGACATCGTCGTGGAGTCCACCGGCCGCTTCACTGAGGCCTCCGCTGCCAAGGCTCACATCACCGCTGGCGCGAAGAAGGTCATCATCTCGGCTCCCGCCAAGAACGAAGACATCACCATCGTGATGGGTGTGAACGACGGCGACCTGACGGCCGACCACACCGTCATCTCGAACGCTTCCTGCACCACCAACTGCCTGGCACCGATGGCCAAGGTGCTGAACGACGAGTTCGGCATCGAAAAGGGTCTCATGACCACCATCCACGCGTACACCGCAGACCAGAACCTGCAGGACGGCCCCCACAAGGACCTCCGCCGCGCTCGCGCCGCTGCTCTGAACATCGTTCCCACCAAGACCGGTGCCGCTGCTGCTGTGGCTCTCGTGCTCCCCGAGCTCAAGGGCAAGTTCGATGGCTACGCTCTGCGCGTTCCCACGCCGACCGGCTCCGCCACCGACCTCACCTTCGAAGCTGGCCGTGAGGTCACCGTCGAGGAGATCAACGCCGCCATCAAGAAGGCTGCTGAGGGTCCGCTCAAGGGCATCCTCTCCTACACGGAGGATCCGATCGTTTCGAAGGACATCGAGACCGACCCGCACTCCTGCATCTTCGACGCTGGCCTCACCAAGGTCATCGGCAACCAGGTGAAGGTCGTTGGCTGGTACGACAACGAGTGGGGCTACTCCAACCGTCTGGTTGACCTGACCGCGCTCGTCGGCTCGAAGCTCTGA
- the secG gene encoding preprotein translocase subunit SecG, protein MPVTILSVVLIVLSILLAASILLHKGRGGGMSDLFGGGMSTSMGGVSRAERRLDLITLIVGLIWLLTIIALLLVYRAEAL, encoded by the coding sequence ATGCCGGTGACTATCCTCTCCGTGGTTCTCATCGTGCTGAGCATCCTTCTGGCAGCGTCCATCCTCCTCCACAAGGGCCGTGGCGGTGGTATGTCTGACCTGTTCGGTGGCGGCATGTCCACCTCGATGGGCGGCGTCTCGCGCGCCGAGCGTCGACTGGACCTCATCACGCTGATCGTCGGGCTGATTTGGCTGCTCACCATCATCGCGCTGTTGCTGGTGTACCGCGCCGAAGCGCTCTAA
- a CDS encoding RNA polymerase-binding protein RbpA, whose protein sequence is MAGGNAIRGSRVGAGPMGEAERGDAVARHRVSYFCASGHETRPAFAIDAQIPEEWDCPRCGLPANKDEDNPPPPPKIVPYKTHLAYVKERRSEEDAEAILAEAITTLRARRAAGEIIY, encoded by the coding sequence GTGGCAGGTGGCAATGCCATCCGTGGAAGCCGTGTGGGCGCTGGCCCCATGGGCGAGGCAGAGCGAGGGGACGCCGTCGCTAGGCACCGGGTCTCCTATTTCTGCGCGAGTGGGCACGAGACGCGCCCCGCGTTTGCAATTGACGCTCAGATCCCGGAGGAATGGGACTGCCCACGCTGCGGACTTCCGGCGAACAAGGATGAGGACAACCCGCCTCCGCCGCCGAAGATCGTGCCGTACAAGACGCACCTGGCCTACGTAAAGGAGCGCCGCTCTGAAGAGGACGCGGAAGCGATCCTCGCGGAAGCGATCACCACGCTGCGCGCCCGTCGAGCCGCTGGCGAAATCATTTACTGA
- the tpiA gene encoding triose-phosphate isomerase yields the protein MARTPIIAGNWKMNMNHVEATGLVQKLAWTLADKEFDPKTVDAVVIPPFTDLRTVQTLIEGDRMPLQLGAQDVSAQDSGAYTGEVSADMLAKLQVRYVVVGHSERRQYHGETDELVGAKAKKVIAQGMTPIICVGEGLDVRKEGKHVEYTVAQVRGALDGLTAEQVAGIVIAYEPVWAIGTGEVATPEDAQEVCGAIRNEVRSAFGDEAADKVRIQYGGSVKSGSIRSIMDQPDVDGALVGGASLKAEEFAAIIRFQDLAV from the coding sequence ATGGCTCGTACCCCCATCATCGCTGGCAACTGGAAAATGAACATGAACCACGTCGAGGCGACTGGGCTCGTCCAGAAGCTCGCGTGGACGCTCGCCGACAAGGAATTTGATCCGAAGACGGTGGACGCCGTCGTCATTCCTCCGTTCACCGACCTGCGCACCGTGCAGACCCTCATCGAGGGTGATCGCATGCCGCTGCAGCTCGGCGCGCAGGACGTATCTGCGCAGGATTCCGGTGCCTACACCGGCGAGGTCAGCGCAGACATGCTGGCCAAGCTGCAGGTGCGCTACGTCGTAGTCGGGCACTCCGAGCGTCGCCAGTACCACGGGGAAACCGATGAGCTCGTCGGCGCGAAGGCCAAGAAGGTCATCGCCCAGGGCATGACGCCCATCATCTGCGTGGGCGAGGGCCTGGACGTGCGCAAGGAAGGCAAGCACGTCGAGTACACCGTCGCTCAGGTTCGCGGCGCGCTCGATGGGCTGACTGCCGAGCAGGTGGCTGGCATCGTCATCGCCTACGAGCCCGTCTGGGCCATCGGCACCGGCGAGGTTGCGACCCCCGAAGATGCGCAGGAGGTGTGCGGCGCTATCCGCAACGAGGTGCGCAGCGCCTTCGGCGACGAAGCAGCTGACAAGGTGCGTATCCAGTACGGCGGCTCGGTGAAGTCCGGCAGCATCCGCTCGATCATGGATCAGCCCGACGTCGACGGTGCCCTCGTCGGTGGCGCGAGCTTGAAGGCGGAGGAATTTGCAGCGATCATCCGGTTCCAGGACCTCGCTGTCTGA
- a CDS encoding phosphoglycerate kinase, translating to MKTIDELDVAGKRVLIRCDFNVPLDGDVITDDGRIRAALPTLTKLVDAGARVVIMAHLGRPKGQVNPKYSLAPVAKRLGELLGKDVKLAEDVVGESAKAVVGALGDGDVALLENVRYEPGEESKDENERKALAEQYAAFGDVFVSDGFGVVHRKQASVYDVAKLLPNAAGYLVGKEVEVLRGVTERPERPFVVVLGGAKVADKLAVIDNLLKVADTVIVGGGMAYTFLKAQGKEIGNSLVDEANLDTCAGYIQQAKDAGKQLLLPVDSRVAEGMDFDARTVTGKVSVVSADAIPAGQIGLDIGPDTEKLFADAIKGAKTVFWNGPMGVFEIEELSHGTAAVAKALAESDAFSVIGGGDSAAAVRALGHADDEFGHISTGGGASLEFLEGKELPGIAVLEEEK from the coding sequence GTGAAGACCATCGATGAACTCGATGTCGCAGGCAAGCGGGTGCTCATCCGCTGCGACTTCAACGTGCCGCTCGACGGCGACGTCATCACCGACGACGGCCGCATCCGTGCCGCGCTGCCCACGCTGACCAAGCTGGTGGATGCCGGCGCCCGCGTCGTCATCATGGCGCACCTCGGTCGCCCGAAGGGCCAAGTCAACCCCAAGTACTCGCTCGCTCCTGTCGCGAAGCGGCTCGGTGAGCTGCTCGGCAAGGACGTGAAGCTGGCCGAAGACGTCGTCGGCGAATCAGCGAAGGCCGTGGTCGGCGCTCTGGGGGACGGTGACGTCGCTCTTCTCGAGAACGTGCGCTACGAGCCCGGCGAAGAGTCGAAGGACGAGAACGAGCGCAAGGCGCTCGCTGAGCAGTATGCGGCATTCGGCGATGTGTTCGTCTCCGACGGCTTTGGCGTCGTGCACCGCAAGCAGGCCTCCGTCTACGATGTGGCCAAGCTGCTCCCGAACGCTGCCGGCTACCTCGTCGGTAAGGAAGTCGAGGTGCTGCGTGGCGTCACCGAGCGTCCGGAGCGCCCCTTCGTCGTCGTGCTGGGTGGCGCCAAGGTGGCCGACAAGCTCGCTGTCATCGACAACCTGCTGAAGGTTGCCGACACGGTGATCGTGGGCGGCGGCATGGCATACACCTTCCTCAAGGCTCAGGGCAAGGAGATCGGTAACTCCCTGGTGGACGAAGCCAACCTCGACACCTGCGCTGGCTACATCCAGCAGGCCAAGGATGCCGGCAAGCAGCTGCTGCTGCCCGTCGATTCCCGGGTTGCCGAGGGCATGGATTTCGACGCCCGCACCGTTACCGGCAAGGTGAGCGTCGTCTCGGCGGATGCCATTCCGGCCGGACAGATTGGCCTGGACATCGGCCCCGACACTGAGAAGCTGTTCGCCGACGCCATCAAGGGTGCCAAGACTGTGTTCTGGAATGGCCCCATGGGTGTGTTCGAGATCGAGGAGCTGTCGCACGGCACCGCCGCGGTCGCCAAGGCGCTCGCGGAGTCCGACGCATTCAGCGTGATCGGTGGAGGCGACTCCGCAGCGGCGGTTCGTGCGCTCGGACACGCTGACGACGAATTCGGCCACATTTCCACCGGCGGCGGCGCCTCCCTCGAATTCCTCGAGGGCAAGGAACTGCCCGGTATCGCAGTACTAGAAGAGGAGAAGTGA
- the pgl gene encoding 6-phosphogluconolactonase: MHHRLVRAPHADDVASIVAERLVAFLTKKAAAQDRIDVCLAGGTAANAVYERMAELIVDVDIDYKKLHLWWGDERFVAATDPDRNSLQALERLARTLPIHSANIHMMAAKDGRKDSRESADVYETELGDTRFDLVLLGMGPDGHTASIFPEHPSFKPTTRLVIGVEDAPKPPPERITLTFNALNNTDSMWFIVTGDAKADAVARVLDGDETLPAAHARGEHSTLWFVDDAAASKLPGQYRCEL, from the coding sequence ATGCATCACCGCCTAGTTCGAGCCCCCCACGCCGACGATGTCGCCAGCATCGTCGCGGAGCGCCTCGTCGCCTTCCTGACTAAGAAGGCTGCCGCGCAGGATCGCATCGACGTCTGTCTCGCGGGCGGGACCGCCGCGAATGCGGTGTACGAGCGGATGGCCGAGCTCATCGTCGACGTGGACATCGACTACAAGAAGCTGCACCTATGGTGGGGCGACGAGCGCTTTGTTGCGGCCACCGACCCAGACCGCAACTCACTGCAGGCGCTCGAACGCCTCGCCAGGACCCTGCCCATCCATTCCGCGAACATCCACATGATGGCGGCCAAAGATGGGCGCAAGGATTCCCGCGAAAGCGCTGACGTCTACGAAACAGAACTCGGCGACACCCGTTTCGACCTCGTGCTGCTCGGCATGGGCCCCGACGGGCACACGGCATCGATCTTCCCCGAGCACCCGAGCTTCAAGCCGACGACTCGGCTCGTCATCGGTGTGGAAGATGCACCGAAGCCTCCCCCGGAGCGCATCACCCTCACCTTCAATGCCCTGAACAACACCGACTCCATGTGGTTCATCGTGACCGGCGACGCCAAGGCCGATGCCGTGGCTCGTGTGCTCGACGGCGACGAAACGCTCCCCGCAGCCCATGCTCGCGGTGAACACTCCACGTTGTGGTTCGTCGACGACGCAGCGGCAAGCAAACTGCCGGGCCAGTACCGCTGCGAGTTGTAA
- the whiA gene encoding DNA-binding protein WhiA, translated as MALTQKLKSELAAVHIPQSSARAAEAIAMLRFGGGLHLVAGKIVLEAELDSSAAARRLSTFIADLWDCASELVVINPSGIHRSPRYTIRVVADGERLARLTGLVDHKRRPVRGLPPKVVAGSVVDATAVWRGAFLARGSLTEPGRSMGLEVTCPGAEAALALVGAGRRLGFMAKSRESRNQTRVQLRDGEAIAELLTRMGAQEARLLWEERRMRREVRAQAHRLANFDDANLRRSVRAAVAASTRVQRALEILGDDVPEHLRVAGLLRVEHRQASLEELGKLHDPPLTKDAVAGRIRRLLSTADKAAKEQGIPDTEASLPPDLRDDD; from the coding sequence ATGGCCTTGACCCAGAAACTCAAGTCTGAGCTGGCCGCAGTACACATCCCGCAATCCAGTGCACGAGCTGCGGAGGCGATTGCCATGCTCCGTTTCGGGGGTGGCTTGCATCTTGTTGCGGGCAAGATCGTCCTCGAAGCTGAACTCGACTCGTCTGCCGCAGCACGTCGACTCAGCACGTTTATCGCGGACCTGTGGGACTGCGCGTCGGAACTCGTGGTCATCAACCCATCCGGCATTCATCGCAGTCCGCGCTATACCATCCGCGTGGTTGCCGACGGCGAACGTCTGGCACGGCTCACCGGGCTCGTCGACCACAAACGTCGCCCCGTGCGCGGGCTTCCACCGAAGGTGGTGGCGGGCTCGGTCGTCGATGCGACGGCGGTGTGGCGCGGTGCGTTCCTCGCACGTGGTTCGCTGACCGAACCCGGGCGTTCTATGGGATTGGAAGTCACATGTCCCGGTGCAGAAGCGGCGCTCGCGCTCGTCGGCGCGGGGCGGCGTCTCGGATTCATGGCGAAGTCACGAGAATCCCGCAACCAGACGCGTGTCCAACTGCGCGACGGCGAAGCGATCGCTGAACTATTGACGCGCATGGGCGCCCAGGAGGCGCGTCTGCTGTGGGAGGAACGCCGGATGCGCCGCGAAGTTCGCGCCCAAGCGCACCGGCTAGCGAACTTCGACGATGCCAACCTACGGCGCTCCGTGCGCGCGGCGGTGGCAGCCAGCACTCGGGTGCAGCGGGCGCTGGAGATTCTCGGTGACGACGTGCCCGAGCATTTGCGCGTCGCAGGCCTGCTGCGCGTCGAACATCGCCAGGCCAGCTTGGAAGAGCTCGGTAAATTGCACGATCCGCCGCTCACCAAGGACGCCGTAGCGGGTCGTATTCGGCGCCTGCTATCGACGGCGGACAAGGCCGCGAAGGAACAAGGCATTCCCGACACGGAGGCGTCGCTGCCTCCAGACTTGCGCGACGACGATTAG